The following are encoded together in the Zygosaccharomyces rouxii strain CBS732 chromosome C complete sequence genome:
- a CDS encoding uncharacterized protein (similar to gnl|GLV|KLLA0C07601g Kluyveromyces lactis KLLA0C07601g and some similarities with YER079W uniprot|P40052 Saccharomyces cerevisiae YER079W Hypothetical ORF), which yields MGSKEGLLDIPQVAESSASLSSRDVASAISLYEPSTNQENLDNLSMKAVYEMDSEGDSISRPLSRGSVTSGVSMMATKDGVEGERITRLGIPQYSLNLLNSMAHNQYKKMHGPSLPKGGISGSTTGGSNNGSIISNRAPLPQTAADSPNSPPMTLREKMKLLGNERQVPLMDTTSNDAMDGTLLYDTAPERHGNIPNYSLHAPEGGIIHGHMMSEIDSNSSTVGDDTSFQNLNNLSPAVGTMYSDND from the coding sequence ATGGGATCAAAAGAAGGTTTACTAGATATCCCACAGGTGGCTGAATCGTCAGCATCTCTGAGTTCCAGAGACGTTGCATCCGCGATCTCGCTGTATGAGCCATCAACCaatcaagagaatttggataatttgTCCATGAAAGCAGTCTATGAGATGGATTCTGAGGGTGATAGCATTTCAAGACCATTATCGAGAGGTTCTGTTACATCTGGTGTTTCGATGATGGCTACTAAAGATGGTGTGGAAGGggaaagaattacaagattgGGGATCCCACAGTATTCGCTGAACCTTTTGAATTCAATGGCACACAACCAGTATAAGAAGATGCACGGACCTTCACTCCCCAAGGGCGGTATTAGTGGAAGCACTACCGGTGGAAGCAATAACGGCAGTATTATTAGTAACAGGGCACCACTTCCACAGACAGCAGCAGATTCACCTAATTCACCACCGATGACACTACGTGAAAAGATGAAGTTACTCGGCAACGAAAGGCAGGTACCTCTTATGGACACTACTTCTAATGATGCGATGGATGGAACTTTGCTGTACGACACTGCACCGGAGAGGCATGGCAATATACCAAATTATTCACTCCATGCGCCCGAAGGTGGTATAATACATGGTCATATGATGAGCGAGAttgatagtaatagtagCACTGTGGGAGATGATacctcttttcaaaatctaaACAATTTATCGCCAGCAGTGGGGACTATGTATAGTGACAATGACTAA
- the AIM9 gene encoding Aim9p (similar to uniprot|P40053 Saccharomyces cerevisiae YER080W FMP29 The authentic non-tagged protein was localized to the mitochondria): protein MIRSTTAKLGKRCATLRVRASPILRPLVATRCITNKADEVFTKLSDENDPKRDAFFNYSWGSWLVNDKQEKAKRVTKFSLEGLTDVLNEIYADSQQLAKTVKSNRIPAPNHKKNLIVTLPHNTMIKDLGTVNPNEKVRVIRMASIHEGKHHRIYKLDTNIDRSFVLRIPYALENGHVIESRLKSEVATMDFAHLKLGINVPKVYCYGVNALNPVRQPFVLEEFIEGKLLMRDWNPLVDDKKDSLPDDNLKSVVEQVSDLQSKLLSMQFNGIGSLYFSKDYERPGEPKKSVYDGESNPDLQGRWIIGPTAERVFWRKKSVLNKEALSKFLGPWSANEPLEVVKNTGLVEAENAKARLALKQADASPEAVDETTLSEQIVSFENLATVGPHLFDSGTTTIPNVKELLKPRLYHPDLDPMNIIVTAEGTPYLLDFEGSSVKPFILHNSPQFVAYDGPKIFDLQEDIPDYEKLVDSEKAQYEFMYKRTRNQFLWDSALNERNNKLISAVAPPVKLLRSPYIAAVERKSDDEYLLIDEALIQLAEVWEVFYKNGLVKDANYPLTFSKETLEKHANDLNAFHEKLISRPFAATQGWIPQDMFENLIKAGILVKESDSSYTVKTENLD from the coding sequence ATGATCAGATCAACTACTGCTAAGTTGGGGAAACGCTGTGCGACTTTACGTGTTAGAGCTAGTCCCATTTTGAGACCTCTAGTTGCGACTAGATGCATTACCAATAAGGCAGATGAAGTATTCACTAAACTAAGTGATGAGAATGACCCCAAGAGGGATGCGTTTTTCAATTATTCATGGGGGTCTTGGTTAGTCAATGATAAACAAGAGAAAGCTAAAAGAGTTACTAAGTTTTCCCTTGAAGGTTTAACTGATGTCTTGAATGAAATCTATGCAGATTCTCAACAATTGGCTAAAACCGTTAAGAGTAATAGAATTCCTGCACCTAATCacaagaaaaatttgatcgTTACTCTACCTCATAATACCAtgattaaagatttggGTACTGTTAACCCCAATGAAAAAGTTAGAGTGATACGTATGGCTAGTATCCATGAGGGAAAACATCACAGAATCTACAAGTTGGATACCAATATAGATAGATCATTTGTATTGAGAATTCCATATGCTCTAGAAAATGGCCATGTTATAGAAAGTAGATTGAAAAGTGAAGTTGCCACTATGGATTTCGctcatttgaaattgggtATTAACGTTCCTAAAGTTTACTGCTATGGTGTAAACGCATTAAACCCTGTAAGACAGCCATTCGTCTTGGAAGAGTTTATTGAAGGTAAATTACTCATGAGAGATTGGAACCCTCTAGTGGACGATAAGAAGGATTCGTTGCCTGACGATAATTTGAAGAGTGTTGTGGAACAGGTTTCTGATTTACAATCTAAGCTTTTATCAATGCAATTCAATGGAATTGGCTCTTTGTACTTTTCCAAGGATTATGAGAGACCCGGCGAACCTAAAAAGTCTGTTTACGACGGTGAGTCAAACCCTGATCTACAAGGTAGATGGATTATTGGTCCTACTGCAGAAAGGGTCTTTTGGAGAAAGAAGTCAGTCTTGAACAAGGAAGCTCTGAGTAAATTTTTGGGACCTTGGTCAGCTAATGAACCTTTGGAAGTCGTTAAGAATACTGGTCTTGTAGAGGCAGAAAATGCAAAGGCAAGGTTAGCTCTGAAGCAAGCTGATGCCTCACCTGAAGCTGTGGATGAAACTACTTTGAGCGAACAGATCGTtagttttgaaaatttggcTACCGTAGGTCCTCATCTGTTCGATTCTGGAACCACCACTATCCCCAATGTTAAGGAATTGTTGAAACCAAGATTATACCATCCAGATCTTGACCCTATGAATATTATTGTTACTGCAGAAGGTACGCCTTACTTATTGGATTTTGAAGGTTCAAGTGTCAAACCTTTCATTTTGCACAATTCACCCCAATTTGTTGCTTACGATGGaccaaagatttttgaTTTGCAAGAAGATATCCCAGATTACGAAAAGCTTGTCGATTCTGAAAAAGCTCAGTACGAGTTCATGTACAAGCGTACtagaaatcaattcttgtggGATTCTGCTTTGAATGAAAGAAACAACAAATTAATATCTGCCGTTGCACCACCTGTCAAATTGCTCAGAAGCCCCTATATTGCCGCAGTTGAAAGAAAGTCTGATGACGAATATTTACTCATTGATGAAGCACTAATCCAATTGGCTGAAGTTTGGGAAgtcttttacaagaacGGTTTGGTTAAAGATGCAAATTATCCTCTAACATTCTCTAAGGAAACATTGGAAAAACATGCTAATGATTTGAATGCGTTCCATGAGAAATTGATTAGCAGACCATTCGCTGCCACGCAAGGTTGGATTCCACAAGATATGTTTGAAAACCTGATTAAGGCGGGGATCCTGGTTAAGGAAAGTGACAGTAGCTACACTGTCAAAACCGAAAATCTAGATTAA
- the SPO22 gene encoding Spo22p (similar to uniprot|P40511 Saccharomyces cerevisiae YIL073C), which produces MEENQELETKIETLNGMYIFNTSAAKIVPCILTIAEAASWLRQLISTNSLNLESIHDKLDSLFPVAIDYNKSLKTCKLNLPLPDIVQRLESTASCLWNAVAIAIKVEKDEAAGQMLCYSRLFVCVLLSIHETLIPSIERKLRVTQCYVSTLKVTIDHGWNQLHQMINVHLKENLSCLTEAANLFNEKEKKKYEKLKLEFEVSNFQDALKQGNIDLARQFEIQANIIGNVAILDSTLLLDLCRMIYNAILTLRETSLEDINYINYFLQRACEYLELEVPSLKTHADYSSLRYSILLLLANSQVDQNIETWDISKCAMSLRVLQNEYPKKVEPYSLGIDFCKKMGGSSVPQGIKEIIMRMISSVDILLNFDASMGIINEFANLDTRLALECLDYIFINKWDPERDHKWLEKLFIFRFFLTTQSKHLNNTEIIQNLEEYCSQAERRLMDVLSKHAMSSVITLLWNSGKKSEKTGKYLESIGFYRIALKNFISQEYADRGKLQRALMFVYIQVKEFKQCEELYEKMATADKHSPLTQLLILKIFLNQSKEKSCLECLEQIKASGHENAMDTLILAVSECRASKQLAVKAISILFEAIESQQVPEQKLVQWSVPTLCLLRYTSQLILKFVEDEQQNIFTYYLPTMQNLLQKALEYLNRIKTMKRFHETVDSMPQYQEGTSVDEIEWFASTSYNLALKCVAENMDDTNSLDFAQLSRKFILLIPHKEFTFPKMFHYTYWEFRSHLLYLTIIQTRMYRGNPDALLQVQIESLTLMNDISQKRNRQDFKDGCGSYENEKMDGCLSDALLLAFEASLQMQDQIKISEILITTAQWQNPQIEILLTDSAISMYELPRGLFMETIEPLIQRNVDNHLIDDFKICQWLRTFLDCALTLGKTSQLDLTERLLERIKEPLANPDTSNTDQLKQEVEMIATLSWNQGVNSIIKGEKTLGMAWCRTSIQFASLYSDHLETQLQKLWNSLASSAELRYD; this is translated from the coding sequence ATGGAAgagaatcaagaattagaaaccaaaattgaaacatTGAACGGTATGTATATCTTTAACACTTCGGCGGCAAAGATAGTTCCATGTATACTAACGATAGCAGAAGCTGCAAGTTGGCTTAGGCAACTAATATCGACAAACTCTCTGAATTTAGAGTCTATTCACGATAAACTAGATTCGCTTTTCCCGGTGGCGATAGATTATAACAAGTCTCTTAAAACATGCAAGTTAAATCTGCCACTTCCTGACATTGTTCAGCGGTTAGAAAGTACAGCTTCATGTCTATGGAATGCCGTTGCAATAGCCATCAAAgtggaaaaagatgaagcGGCGGGTCAAATGCTGTGTTATTCCAGGTTGTTCGTTTGTGTTTTACTATCAATTCATGAAACGCTCATACCTAGCATAGAGCGGAAGTTGAGAGTGACTCAATGCTATGTCAGCACTCTTAAAGTTACTATAGATCATGGTTGGAATCAGCTGCACCAAATGATTAATGTTcacttgaaagaaaatttgaGTTGTTTAACGGAGGCGGCTAATCTatttaatgaaaaggaaaaaaaaaaatacgaaAAACTAAAGCTAGAATTTGAAGTTTCAAACTTTCAGGATGCATTAAAACAAGGAAATATTGATTTGGCTAGACAGTTTGAAATTCAGGCAAATATTATTGGTAATGTAGCGATCCTAGATTCGACCTTACTTTTAGATCTTTGCAGAATGATTTACAATGCAATATTGACGTTAAGAGAAACATCACTTGAAGACATTAATTACATTAATTACTTTTTGCAAAGAGCTTGcgaatatttggaattagAGGTTCCCTCATTAAAAACTCATGCTGATTATAGTAGCTTAAGATATTCAATTCTATTACTACTTGCCAACAGCCAGGTGGACCAAAACATCGAAACATGGGACATATCCAAGTGTGCAATGTCCCTAAGGGTTCTGCAAAACGAATATCCCAAAAAGGTAGAGCCCTATTCCCTGGGAATTGATTTCTGCAAGAAGATGGGCGGCTCAAGTGTACCACAAGgaattaaagaaatcatTATGAGGATGATCAGTTCAGTGGATATCCTTCTCAATTTTGACGCTAGTATGGGGATAATAAACGAGTTTGCAAATCTGGATACAAGACTGGCATTAGAATGCCTAGACTATATTTTCATAAACAAATGGGATCCTGAAAGGGATCATAAATGGTTAGAGAAactcttcatcttcagatttTTCCTGACAACGCAATCAAAACATTTGAATAATACtgaaattattcaaaatttagAGGAATATTGCAGCCAAGCGGAACGAAGATTAATGGATGTTTTGTCCAAACACGCAATGTCGAGCGTTATAACGCTACTTTGGAATTCAGGTAAAAAATCGGAAAAGACTGGAAAATACTTGGAAAGCATTGGTTTTTATAGGATtgcattgaagaatttcatAAGTCAAGAATATGCTGATAGAGGTAAACTTCAAAGGGCTCTCATGTTTGTTTATATTCAAGTAAAGGAATTCAAACAGTGCGAAGAGTTGTATGAAAAAATGGCAACCGCTGACAAACATTCACCCCTGACACAATTGCTTatattgaaaatatttCTCAACCAATCAAAGGAGAAGTCCTGTCTTGAATGCTTGGAGCAGATCAAAGCATCAGGGCATGAAAATGCCATGGATACATTAATTCTTGCCGTCTCCGAATGCAGAGCATCCAAACAATTGGCGGTAAAGGCAATATCGATTCTCTTTGAAGCAATTGAATCACAGCAAGTCCCAGAACAAAAATTGGTCCAATGGTCAGTACCTACTTTGTGTTTATTACGTTACACTTCACAActcattttgaaatttgtcGAGGATGAACAACAGAATATCTTTACCTATTATCTGCCCACCATGCAGAATCTCTTACAGAAAGCCCTCGAATATTTAAATCGAATAAAAACTATGAAAAGATTCCACGAAACCGTTGATTCCATGCCGCAGTATCAAGAGGGCACATCTGTAGATGAAATCGAATGGTTTGCTTCAACCTCGTATAACCTTGCACTTAAATGCGTTGCCGAAAATATGGACGATACCAATAGCCTAGATTTTGCCCAGTTATCCAGGAAATTTATACTATTGATCCCACATAAAGAATTCACTTTCCCCAAAATGTTCCATTACACCTATTGGGAATTCAGATCTCATCTGTTGTACTTGACCATAATTCAAACCAGGATGTACAGAGGTAACCCAGATGCTTTACTCCAGGTTCAAATAGAATCCTTGACGCTGATGAACGACATTTCACAGAAGAGAAACCGCcaagattttaaagatggATGCGGCTCTTATGAGAATGAGAAAATGGACGGATGTCTTAGCGATGCGCTATTGTTAGCTTTTGAGGCAAGTCTGCAGATGCAAGATCAGATAAAAATATCAGAGATATTGATAACGACAGCACAATGGCAAAATCctcaaattgaaatcctTTTAACTGATTCTGCAATTTCCATGTACGAGTTGCCAAGAGGTTTATTCATGGAAACTATCGAGCCGCTGATCCAAAGGAATGTGGATAATCATCTAATcgatgattttaaaatttgtCAATGGCTAAGAACCTTTCTTGACTGCGCGCTAACCTTGGGGAAAACATCGCAGCTTGATCTTACAGAACGTTTACTAGAAAGAATTAAGGAACCTCTCGCAAATCCTGATACATCGAATACAGACCAATTGAAGCAAGAGGTCGAAATGATAGCTACTTTAAGCTGGAATCAGGGAGTCAATTCCATCATCAAAGGCGAAAAAACTTTGGGAATGGCATGGTGTCGTACTTCTATCCAATTCGCTAGTCTGTACAGTGACCATCTAGAGACACAATTACAGAAACTATGGAATTCTCTAGCATCATCTGCCGAATTAAGATATGACTGA